The Hymenobacter oligotrophus genome has a window encoding:
- a CDS encoding dienelactone hydrolase family protein — protein MDQRIINLFDEYTHRPLTRKKFMERLLKLTGSMAVAMSALSVLDPGYAEAATVPEDDKDLVSEDASWPGEGGTAMKGYLVRPKGRKKRGAVVVIHENRGLTPHIKDVTRRVAKAGYLALGVDALSPFGGTPTDEEKGRELIGKLDAQQNLGNYLRGLEYLRSRPDSNGRTGCVGFCWGGAMANQLAANDPKLNAAVAYYGRQPDAAAAANIKARLMMHYAGQDERVNAGMATWEQALKAAGVKYEQYVYEGAQHAFNNDSSPARYNEAAAKQAWERTLRLFKEQLG, from the coding sequence ATGGACCAACGCATCATCAACCTCTTTGACGAATACACGCACCGGCCGCTCACCCGCAAGAAGTTTATGGAGCGGCTGCTAAAGCTAACCGGCAGCATGGCCGTTGCCATGTCGGCCCTCTCGGTGCTCGACCCCGGCTATGCAGAAGCCGCCACCGTACCCGAAGATGACAAGGACTTGGTGAGCGAGGATGCAAGCTGGCCGGGCGAAGGCGGCACCGCCATGAAGGGCTACCTGGTGCGCCCCAAAGGCCGGAAAAAGCGCGGCGCCGTTGTGGTCATTCATGAAAACCGCGGGCTTACGCCGCACATCAAAGACGTAACGCGCCGCGTGGCCAAAGCCGGCTACCTGGCCCTAGGTGTCGATGCGCTGTCGCCGTTTGGGGGCACGCCTACCGACGAGGAAAAGGGCCGCGAACTAATAGGAAAGCTCGATGCGCAGCAGAACCTAGGCAACTACCTGCGCGGCCTGGAGTACCTCCGCTCCCGCCCCGATAGCAACGGCCGCACCGGCTGCGTGGGCTTTTGCTGGGGCGGCGCCATGGCCAACCAACTAGCCGCCAACGACCCCAAGCTGAACGCCGCCGTGGCCTACTACGGCCGCCAGCCCGACGCCGCTGCCGCCGCCAACATCAAAGCTCGCCTGATGATGCACTACGCCGGCCAGGACGAGCGCGTGAATGCCGGCATGGCCACTTGGGAGCAAGCCCTGAAAGCCGCTGGCGTAAAATATGAGCAGTACGTGTACGAAGGCGCCCAGCACGCTTTCAACAACGATTCTTCGCCGGCACGCTACAACGAGGCTGCCGCTAAGCAGGCTTGGGAGCGTACGTTGCGGCTGTTTAAAGAGCAATTGGGGTAG
- a CDS encoding YtxH domain-containing protein, which translates to MKDNSGKVLLALLAGASAGIVAGLLMAPDAGTATRESLGKSLGKFGDDLNKLLQDGLSRLDAMKGGGGGNADKAGAEDALAGMGGQGGSGSRSGGSSGGSGGGSSSGSGSSGSGSSAGGGSSAGGGSGSGSSSGSGSSAGGGSASGGGSSSSSGSGSTGSAGSTASSAGSEASRSGSSTSGSGSSGSGSAGGSGGSGSAGGSGGSGSSATSGGSGSSSSTGGGVAGNATGSGNAGR; encoded by the coding sequence ATGAAAGACAACAGCGGTAAAGTACTCCTCGCGTTGTTGGCCGGCGCCAGTGCCGGTATTGTGGCTGGTCTGCTAATGGCCCCCGACGCGGGCACTGCTACACGCGAAAGCCTGGGCAAGTCGTTGGGTAAGTTCGGCGACGACCTGAACAAACTCCTGCAAGACGGCCTCTCGCGGCTTGATGCCATGAAAGGTGGGGGAGGCGGCAACGCCGACAAGGCCGGCGCCGAAGATGCCCTTGCGGGCATGGGCGGCCAAGGTGGCAGCGGCAGCCGTTCGGGCGGTAGCTCGGGTGGTTCGGGCGGAGGCTCTTCGTCGGGCAGTGGATCTTCAGGGAGCGGCTCATCGGCAGGCGGCGGCTCGTCCGCTGGCGGCGGTTCGGGTTCGGGCAGCTCTTCGGGCAGTGGTTCTTCCGCCGGCGGCGGGTCCGCATCCGGAGGTGGCTCATCGTCCTCGTCGGGCAGCGGCAGCACAGGCAGCGCAGGCAGCACGGCTAGCTCGGCAGGCAGCGAAGCCAGCCGCAGCGGTTCCTCTACCTCGGGTAGTGGCAGCAGCGGCAGCGGTTCGGCCGGCGGCAGTGGCGGCAGCGGTTCGGCCGGCGGCAGTGGCGGCAGCGGCTCTTCCGCTACTTCGGGCGGCTCGGGTAGCTCCAGCTCTACGGGTGGCGGTGTAGCCGGCAATGCTACTGGCTCGGGCAACGCCGGGCGCTAA
- the lysS gene encoding lysine--tRNA ligase: protein MHHLSEQELIRRQKLDELQKLGIEPYPSELFDVNFYAQEIHDNYHPELNNFQEVRLAGRLMSVRVKGKASFAELQDASGRIQLYINRDEICPGEDKELYNTVFKKLLDLGDFIAVEGHVFKTMVGETSVHVTSFKLLSKALRPLPVVKERVDEATGEKITYDAFTDPEQRYRQRYVDLVVNPHVRDAFVKRTLLVQAMRNYLNDKGYLEVETPILQPLYGGAAARPFKTHHNTLDMTLYLRIANELYLKRLIVGGFDGVYEFSKDFRNEGMSRFHNPEFTQMELYVAYKDYYWMMDLVEEMVERVALVLHGQTEVKVGENIINFQRPWKRFTMAEAIEHYTGFNIEGKSEDELRAAAKDLKVGLDPSMGKAKIIDEIFGEHVEPKLIQPTFITDYPVEMSPLAKKHRSKPGLVERFEAICNGKEICNAFSELNDPIDQRKRFEDQLELGKRGDTEAMVLDEDFLRALEYGMPPTAGLGIGIDRLSMIMTNSHSIQDVLFFPQMKPEKAETLTEKSEKPVE, encoded by the coding sequence ATGCACCACCTCAGCGAACAGGAGCTGATTCGTCGGCAGAAACTCGACGAACTCCAAAAGCTCGGCATCGAGCCGTACCCGTCCGAGCTGTTCGACGTGAACTTCTACGCCCAGGAAATTCACGATAACTACCACCCCGAGCTCAACAACTTTCAGGAAGTGCGCCTGGCGGGCCGCCTGATGTCGGTGCGGGTGAAGGGCAAGGCCTCGTTTGCCGAACTGCAAGACGCCTCGGGCCGCATTCAGCTCTACATCAACCGCGACGAGATTTGCCCCGGCGAGGACAAGGAGCTGTACAACACCGTGTTCAAGAAGCTGCTCGACCTAGGCGACTTCATTGCCGTGGAGGGCCACGTGTTCAAAACGATGGTGGGCGAAACCTCGGTGCACGTTACTAGCTTCAAGCTGCTCTCGAAAGCCCTGCGCCCGCTGCCGGTAGTAAAAGAGCGCGTAGACGAGGCAACGGGTGAAAAAATCACCTACGATGCCTTTACCGACCCTGAGCAGCGCTACCGCCAGCGCTACGTTGACTTGGTGGTGAACCCGCACGTGCGCGACGCCTTCGTGAAGCGTACGCTGCTGGTGCAGGCCATGCGCAACTACCTCAACGACAAAGGCTACCTGGAGGTAGAAACCCCTATTCTGCAGCCGTTGTACGGCGGGGCCGCGGCGCGTCCTTTCAAAACGCACCACAACACCTTGGACATGACGCTGTACCTGCGCATTGCCAACGAGTTGTACCTGAAGCGTCTGATTGTAGGCGGGTTCGATGGCGTGTACGAGTTCTCGAAGGACTTCCGCAACGAGGGCATGTCGCGCTTCCACAACCCCGAGTTCACCCAGATGGAGCTGTACGTAGCTTACAAAGACTACTACTGGATGATGGACTTGGTGGAAGAGATGGTGGAGCGCGTAGCGCTGGTCCTGCACGGCCAAACCGAGGTGAAGGTGGGCGAGAACATCATCAACTTCCAGCGCCCCTGGAAGCGCTTCACCATGGCCGAAGCCATTGAGCACTACACCGGCTTCAACATCGAAGGCAAGAGCGAAGACGAACTGCGCGCCGCCGCCAAGGACCTGAAAGTGGGCCTCGATCCCAGCATGGGCAAAGCCAAGATCATCGACGAGATTTTCGGGGAGCACGTGGAGCCCAAGCTGATTCAGCCCACGTTCATTACCGACTACCCCGTGGAAATGTCGCCGCTGGCGAAAAAGCACCGCTCGAAGCCGGGCTTGGTAGAGCGTTTCGAAGCCATCTGCAACGGCAAAGAAATCTGCAACGCCTTCTCGGAGCTAAACGACCCCATCGACCAGCGCAAGCGTTTTGAGGACCAACTGGAGCTGGGCAAGCGCGGCGACACCGAAGCCATGGTGCTCGATGAGGACTTTCTGCGCGCCTTGGAGTACGGCATGCCGCCCACGGCTGGCCTAGGTATCGGCATCGACCGCCTCTCGATGATCATGACCAACTCGCACTCGATTCAGGACGTGCTCTTCTTCCCGCAGATGAAGCCGGAGAAAGCGGAAACCCTAACGGAAAAATCGGAAAAGCCGGTAGAGTAA
- a CDS encoding T9SS type B sorting domain-containing protein → MQVALPTELLRSRARRHYWRVLFGLLLCWPWLASAQRGPDNYWFFGQQAGIGFTGGGPSSIRSSVMAASENCAIVSDSTGALLFYTDGRSVWNARHQPMLNGQRLLGNPSATQGALIVQHPGRAKQYFLFTIGEEPGAVGPYYYLVDMAQQNGLGAVSRNVMAQLPTAPMTERLTGILHADGRDTWVVTHGLLNSRFYASLVSPAGVSAPIISSIGPVDSSRAGYLQEASYMVANKQGTKIAAAINGHICLFDFDKATGQVTGVTQLPMLIPKKPTYGLAFSPDGSRLYVSMFPNMPRTPLQVVALFQLDVSLPTAAEIYASAQRIPMSTRRPGALLPGPDGRVYVAFFDSPWLGVIQNPNARGALACALEINGVSLASRKSTRSLPNFPNAFPRSPYLTFNNGPFCIGNTANFAASLTPALGIASATWDFGEPASGAGNTATGTTVSHTYRALGTYKVTLEVVLTTGAKYTSTQLVAVTAPPTAQLGPDKLVCPGQPITLSPGAQPDRTSYLWQDGSSQPTFTASQSGKYWVQVTSPQGCVSSDTVRVGYQATPTISLGRDTTICLDRGLVLQPGPQRAGATYRWQDGSTNAAYEVLNPGKYTVEVTVDGCVSTGEIEVTDARCPVDMPNVITPNNDDKNETFVVRGINAKAFGIRIFNRWGREVFRQISYDNSWRAEGQPNGVYYYLLDNPVTKQQYKGNIEVMR, encoded by the coding sequence ATGCAAGTAGCGTTACCAACCGAGTTATTGCGTAGCCGCGCCAGGCGGCACTATTGGCGGGTACTGTTTGGGCTGTTGCTGTGTTGGCCGTGGCTGGCCAGCGCCCAACGCGGCCCCGATAATTACTGGTTTTTTGGGCAGCAAGCGGGCATCGGTTTCACGGGCGGCGGGCCCAGCTCCATCCGCTCCAGCGTAATGGCGGCTTCTGAAAACTGCGCCATCGTGTCCGACTCAACAGGAGCCTTGTTGTTTTACACCGATGGCCGCAGCGTCTGGAACGCGCGCCACCAGCCCATGCTCAACGGGCAGCGCCTGCTGGGCAACCCCTCGGCCACGCAGGGCGCACTAATTGTTCAGCATCCGGGCCGGGCTAAGCAGTATTTTCTGTTCACCATCGGCGAAGAACCGGGTGCCGTGGGGCCCTACTACTACCTCGTGGATATGGCCCAGCAAAACGGCCTGGGCGCCGTAAGCCGCAACGTGATGGCGCAACTGCCCACCGCCCCCATGACGGAGCGCCTCACGGGTATTTTGCACGCCGACGGCCGCGACACCTGGGTGGTAACGCACGGGCTGCTGAACTCCCGGTTTTACGCCTCGTTGGTGTCGCCGGCGGGCGTAAGCGCACCCATTATCAGCAGCATTGGCCCCGTTGATAGCAGCCGAGCCGGCTACCTGCAAGAGGCAAGCTACATGGTGGCCAACAAGCAGGGTACCAAAATCGCCGCCGCCATCAACGGCCACATTTGCTTGTTCGATTTCGACAAGGCTACCGGGCAGGTAACCGGCGTAACGCAGCTGCCCATGCTAATTCCGAAAAAGCCCACCTACGGCCTGGCTTTTTCGCCCGATGGCTCGCGGCTCTACGTGTCGATGTTTCCGAACATGCCGCGCACGCCGCTGCAGGTGGTAGCGCTGTTTCAGCTGGATGTGTCGTTGCCTACGGCAGCTGAAATTTATGCCTCGGCCCAACGCATTCCCATGTCGACGCGCCGCCCCGGCGCCCTGCTGCCCGGGCCCGACGGCCGGGTGTACGTCGCGTTTTTCGATAGCCCTTGGTTAGGTGTCATTCAGAACCCCAATGCCAGGGGAGCGTTGGCGTGTGCATTAGAGATTAACGGGGTGTCGTTGGCCTCGCGCAAAAGCACCCGCAGCTTGCCCAACTTCCCCAACGCCTTTCCTCGTTCGCCCTACCTTACCTTCAACAACGGCCCGTTTTGCATTGGCAACACCGCAAACTTTGCGGCCAGCCTTACGCCGGCATTGGGCATTGCATCGGCCACTTGGGATTTTGGGGAGCCGGCTTCGGGCGCTGGCAACACCGCCACGGGTACCACCGTCAGCCACACGTACCGGGCCTTGGGCACTTATAAGGTAACCTTGGAGGTGGTGCTGACAACAGGCGCGAAGTACACCAGCACGCAACTGGTGGCGGTAACGGCGCCGCCCACCGCGCAGCTCGGGCCCGATAAACTGGTATGCCCCGGGCAGCCAATTACGCTTAGCCCCGGCGCCCAACCCGACCGCACCAGTTATTTGTGGCAGGATGGCTCGTCGCAGCCCACTTTTACGGCCAGCCAAAGCGGCAAGTATTGGGTGCAGGTTACCTCGCCGCAGGGCTGCGTCAGCTCCGATACTGTCCGTGTGGGTTACCAAGCCACGCCCACCATTTCCCTAGGTCGCGACACTACTATTTGCCTGGACAGGGGCTTGGTGTTGCAGCCCGGGCCGCAGCGCGCGGGTGCCACCTACCGCTGGCAGGATGGCTCGACCAACGCCGCCTACGAAGTACTGAACCCCGGAAAGTATACCGTTGAGGTAACCGTGGATGGTTGCGTGAGCACCGGCGAAATAGAAGTGACCGATGCCCGATGCCCCGTTGACATGCCCAACGTGATTACGCCCAACAACGACGACAAGAACGAAACGTTCGTGGTGCGCGGCATCAACGCCAAAGCCTTCGGCATCCGCATTTTTAACCGCTGGGGGCGGGAGGTTTTCCGGCAAATCAGCTACGACAACAGCTGGCGCGCCGAGGGGCAACCCAACGGAGTGTATTACTACCTCTTGGATAACCCCGTAACCAAGCAGCAGTACAAAGGCAACATCGAAGTGATGCGCTGA
- a CDS encoding YtxH domain-containing protein codes for MSYNEDNNSGKILLAVLAGASAGIVAGLLMAPDKGSATRGNLKNYAGKYGDQLNDTLAKLGTQLDTSFKGLAEKLEDLGVTGAGASLNMKGDWNVSKGKLKQQYAQLTDDDLTYTEGAADDLVGRLQDKLGKSKREIVKLLNDL; via the coding sequence ATGTCTTACAACGAAGACAACAACTCGGGCAAGATCCTGCTGGCCGTGCTGGCTGGCGCTAGCGCTGGTATCGTGGCCGGCCTGCTGATGGCCCCCGACAAAGGCAGCGCCACCCGCGGCAACTTGAAAAACTACGCCGGCAAGTACGGCGACCAGCTGAACGACACCCTCGCCAAGCTGGGCACCCAACTCGATACCTCCTTCAAAGGCCTGGCCGAAAAGCTGGAAGACCTAGGCGTAACCGGCGCCGGCGCCAGCCTGAACATGAAAGGCGACTGGAACGTGTCGAAGGGCAAGCTGAAGCAGCAGTACGCTCAGCTGACCGACGACGACCTGACCTACACCGAAGGCGCCGCCGACGACCTCGTTGGCCGTCTGCAAGACAAGCTCGGCAAGAGCAAGCGCGAAATTGTGAAGTTGCTGAACGACTTGTAA
- a CDS encoding ankyrin repeat domain-containing protein — MRFLLTLLTATLFWFFTTATAQSLDRKLYEAVLKNQPAKVNKLVDEGADVNYTFKMNSAFYINVLMQATMQNYTDVAVLLIKRGADVNATDGFKMTPLMWAAHHGNLPLPKLLIDNGAKPDADDGLGNTPLKAAKDRKHKEVVSYLESLGAK, encoded by the coding sequence ATGCGCTTTCTTTTGACACTGCTCACAGCCACGCTATTCTGGTTTTTTACCACCGCTACCGCTCAGTCTCTTGATCGAAAGCTATACGAAGCTGTGCTGAAAAATCAACCGGCGAAGGTCAATAAGCTGGTCGATGAAGGTGCCGACGTAAATTATACCTTCAAAATGAACAGCGCATTTTATATCAACGTGCTAATGCAAGCGACCATGCAGAATTACACTGACGTAGCCGTCTTGTTGATCAAACGCGGCGCTGATGTCAACGCTACAGATGGTTTCAAAATGACCCCATTGATGTGGGCTGCACACCACGGCAACTTACCCCTGCCCAAGCTGCTAATCGATAATGGGGCCAAGCCAGATGCAGACGACGGATTAGGCAACACCCCCCTCAAAGCAGCAAAGGACCGGAAGCATAAGGAGGTCGTAAGTTATTTAGAATCGCTTGGCGCCAAGTAG
- a CDS encoding cupin domain-containing protein yields MSEKRYVLNPAPFVVPTTDGKLIEEHVGYASTGTGQYSLAHMVAPPQWSEPHQTPQFDEITIVVRGRKRFEIDGDVVELAAGQALLIKAGARIRYSNPFAEECEYWSICIPAFSPTTVNREAE; encoded by the coding sequence ATGTCTGAGAAACGCTACGTACTAAACCCCGCCCCTTTTGTGGTGCCCACCACCGACGGCAAACTCATTGAAGAGCACGTGGGCTACGCCAGCACCGGCACCGGCCAATACAGCCTCGCCCACATGGTGGCGCCGCCGCAGTGGAGCGAGCCGCACCAAACCCCCCAGTTCGACGAAATAACCATTGTGGTGCGCGGCCGCAAACGCTTCGAGATTGACGGCGACGTGGTGGAGCTGGCTGCCGGGCAGGCGTTGCTCATCAAGGCCGGGGCGCGCATCCGCTACTCCAACCCGTTTGCCGAGGAGTGCGAGTACTGGTCGATTTGTATTCCGGCGTTCAGCCCTACTACAGTTAACAGAGAAGCAGAATAG
- a CDS encoding Kazal-type serine protease inhibitor domain-containing protein yields the protein MPTRLLFAAAVLASALSGACQRSASSSASVACIDESKIRRDAMCTMQYDPVCGCDNKTYSNACVATNAGVTKFTKGECPGTNN from the coding sequence ATGCCCACGCGCCTGCTTTTTGCCGCTGCGGTGCTGGCCTCGGCACTTTCGGGTGCCTGCCAGCGTAGCGCTTCTTCTTCCGCCTCAGTTGCTTGCATCGACGAAAGCAAGATTCGCCGAGACGCCATGTGCACCATGCAGTACGACCCCGTGTGCGGCTGCGACAACAAAACCTACTCCAACGCCTGCGTGGCGACCAACGCGGGCGTAACCAAGTTCACGAAGGGCGAATGCCCCGGCACCAACAACTAA